The sequence gaaaaattctacttTTGTAGTAAAATAgcttaaagtttgaaaaatttcaaaacttggcAACATGCTAAAAAAGGCAAAACagtttttactcatttttagTATATTTCGACAGAATTCCCACTAGCTCAGCACCCTACTTGTGACTAGCCGCGACTATACCtccttttaaaattcatattatGGAaaacggttttcaaaaatttacatagTTTAGTGGTTAGACTTTGACCCTTCTATAAAGTAAATCTTACTGTAATTTTCGCGTTTACATTTATTGACATTCTTCATATTCACGTTATTATGTATTTGGCGAGTCCACATGTGTACATTTACTCTAGTTATTGCCTTCGAAAGTCTCCACCTCCCCCCTTATCAGAGTTTCGCGCCTTTACCCGAAACTCCGTTTTTCAATTAGCAATGGTGTGTCCAACGCTagtcttttctcatttttcatcttCAAACTGCTAAAATCGACAATTGAGAGCAAacaaaattgtcgaaaatcgGTGAGTTGTAGCTTATTGGAATACAAATTACAATAAGATATATTATACGCTACAAAACACATGCCTATGtgagaaaaaatacgattAGATCAGACACGGcttgaatgaattttgaaatagtgaACTGATAAGTTTAGACACTAACGTCtaataaaaaaggttttaaagCAAGCTGCAGAATAATTTTGCGATAACTAAGTATACAAGGAAACAGCAACATAGTGAGAAGTTCTAGTAAAGATGTAGTCGAAGAAAACGTATTGTCTATTTAAACAATACGGTAGAAGGAATTACTGCACGTATATCTCAATTACTATGCGTACGTTCTGaacttttcatactttttgttttatattctGAAGTACGGTTGAGTACCGTAAAATAGTATAGTCCGACAAATGATAGTCCTACTAAATTTCACTAAAAGCATGTCACTTTCTCACTTGATGTAAAGTTTCAACCACAATCAGAAtaaagtttcattatttttttgaactgatgGAAATTGTAGggttttctaaaatatattttaaacacTGTACTTTAGGTTTACTGTATCTATGAACAGAAACACACTCTAAAACTTtgaagtgattttttaaatagttactGAAATGTTTAAACTAACCTttaaaagtgagcaaaaacAAGGAGAGCATCGAAATTCGCATGATGTTGGTGAATGTCAATGTCAGAATAAGGGAATTTGTGTGGCGGACCGCGAGGCCGTACCCTAGTGTCTCATGGCGACGGTTGACgtttttatggcaaaaaacATCCACGCGGCATATGCAGCGGAATATAGaataaaatacacaaaaaaaaacataaaaacgtaaaaatatgaaaattgttatGGATACGACTTTCAAATCGAATCTTATGATTCGTAGCTATTGTgcctaaaacaaaaaaaacgcagTTACTCAGGACAGCAAAGTGATCGTTAACACAgttgtaaaaaattcgaaaacataTCTCGTGACGGGattattatcaaaatgaaGTTTGATAgatcttaaaaatttctgaattgaCGACGTAAAATTTAACTCATTATGCTGGttatcaaagaaaaatactCGAACgtgttcgtttttttgtttaaaaaaaacatttatttaaaaaaacctctatataaaaaaatgtgtttgaaTAGCTTTACCTGGCATTCTTTTAAATTGATATTGGTTTTAATGAACTGTATATTTTCCCCCTAGCCCTCAATGTTTTATATtgcaaaacagaaaataagtATTTTCCTGAATACCtccatcaattttcaagttgcgTCAACCTCCAGATTTAATcccgaattgtttttttttacctataaaatttgtaatctGTGAATGCATACTTTTGAACTGAAGTGCCGACTTTTATAGGAAAAAGATCCTTAATTTTCATATGTTACTCTTTAtctataatatttattttaactcTTGAATGAGGGATGAAACTAGTTCTAATAACTTTTTACCAATTGGATAAACTTTAACATTTGACGACTCAAAAGCCTTCAGAGTATAATAATgtgtattcattttttaaaatgttttctgagtttaagtttttacactttttaatgagagatcaatttttaaaagtaagaaCTGCGTAACTTCTTTTACAACTGTAAactcttgtttttttgtttccagttttaaatatgattttaGACGATTCTAGAAATATAATGTTTTTGTATTATATACTGCTTGCTTCTtttgtttattaattttttgtatttttccaatttgtttaaacaattttctcagttgaattttttatataacGCGTTTATAGTTTTCTGATTACTTGGATTTGTTAACTCtcttctttgattttttttccatgttatctgtttattttttcgctTCAGCGTTTAGATTTCGCCTAACTCATTCCGTCTCTTTCGTTTCAGGTGTATTGACTTTCaatgttattttgaaatgggTGCCGGGGCAACTGGTTTACGGGGAGCGCGTCTCTCGCCAGAGGTCAGGATTTTACATTTTGCACATAggattttattctgaaatagAATGTTTAGGAACGTGCAAATAGTTCAAAATCAAGAGCTATCGATCGGGCGTTGTCAAAAGATCACACGGATGACTTGAACAGATTTAAAATTCTTCTACTTGGCACGGCAGAGAGTGGGAAAAGCACAATATTCAAGCAGATGAGGTACGCGAAAGTTTGTAAATTGGGAAGAGTATTCAAAAggaatttgaaacaatatttttaatctcatagtttcagtttttgacaattttttttaaatttttaaccaattaGTAAGTGGGTCGTGCAAGGAATTACtgactaattttcaatcaatacaTCTACAAAAACtaataagaaaattatatttaacaATATTTAAAACCTTATCTTTGTAGAGTTCTTCACCTGGATGGTTATGCAAAAGAGGATGCACTAGAATACTTGTCAATTATACACTCGAATTGCATGGAAGCTTTAACACAACTTGTCGATGCTTGTACTGCTTTCGGGATAAACCACGATATTACTGTTCAGGTAgaagttttgtaaaattaagtttgaaacaatcaaaagctttttcaaacattcagGAGGATGTGAATCGATTTGAAGACTTCAAACGAAAACTTCGAGATCCAGAGGGATTAGTAATACCAGTGGTCATTGGCAGGTGTATGGATCGTGTGTGGCACAGTCCCAGCCTACAGTTGTGCTATGACACCCGTCGCTTTCGATTCGCATTGTTGGACAGTGCTAAATAGTAATAACTAGCAACATACATAAACGATAGGCaacatatattttcagttttatggATAACATAGTTCGATTGACAGAAGATAACTACGTCCCAAGTATTCAAGATATTGTACACTGCCGTATTTCAACAACGGGGATTAACGAACTTGCATTCAATTACAAGAAAATGGATTTCAAGTAAGTTCCCACGAATTTGTACAAAAATCTACTTTCAACAATGTCCgcataaaaaaaatcagccaaCAATACATATACCCCCGGCAGATACTGGCCTTTTTCGTCAAACCCcgcacaaaaattgcaaacaaaattggttaaaaagtTAGCAAAATGTGGCTAATCAAATTATACATACTTTCATTTTAACGGTTTCTGTGTCTTTTCCATTTTGAGGTGAAAACTGccagaagttttaaaaagcttAGACAAGTTTTGTATAATGCCTCTACAAAGTTTATCAAGTGAGAAAATTACCTGTCTAAAGTCACATTGTACTGCCACAGtaaaatctttttattttaacattacaaacattttaaatcaacaagttatttagaaaattttctactttgtgaaaaacttacaaaaatgtaattaattttattcgaaTACTGGCTATAAACAACTTATTGGTCATGAAATGACCAGTGGAGATTTCACggttgattttaatttttcctattAGTTGCATATAATTAAACTGTAAACTGTTATGTATGACCAACAATATTTTTACTTAAACTACAAAACTGTTGGTTGAAAAAGATTCATCGATGT comes from Caenorhabditis elegans chromosome X and encodes:
- the gpa-6 gene encoding Guanine nucleotide-binding protein alpha-6 subunit (Confirmed by transcript evidence) encodes the protein MGAGATGLRGARLSPEERANSSKSRAIDRALSKDHTDDLNRFKILLLGTAESGKSTIFKQMRVLHLDGYAKEDALEYLSIIHSNCMEALTQLVDACTAFGINHDITVQEDVNRFEDFKRKLRDPEGLVIPVVIGRCMDRVWHSPSLQLCYDTRRFRFALLDSAKYFMDNIVRLTEDNYVPSIQDIVHCRISTTGINELAFNYKKMDFKMVDVGGQRSERRKWIHCFDNVDMILFIVSMSDYDQLDPEDNKYNRMKQSYEIFKTIVHSDLFRHASIVLFLNKYDVFVEKLKTSPLRRSFKNYEGDNSEESAREFIKKLFRRCITDRHKFFVFETTATDTGNIDLVFGSAVAHIVNENLRSAGLHE